From a region of the Zingiber officinale cultivar Zhangliang chromosome 4B, Zo_v1.1, whole genome shotgun sequence genome:
- the LOC121974801 gene encoding probable aquaporin TIP1-1: MPISRIAIGTTEEVTHPTTLKAAIAEFISTLIFVFAGQGSGIAFNKLTDNGAATPAGLVAASIAHGFALFVAVAVGANISGGHVNPAVTFGAFVGGNITLFRAIWYWIAQLLGSTVACLLLQFTTSMATGTFGLTSGVGVWQAVVLEIVMTFGLVYTVYATAVDPKKGTLGTIAPIAIGFIVGANILVGGAFDGASMNPAIAFGPALVSWNWTHHWIYWVGPLIGGGIAGVVYEIFFISHTHEPLASDY; this comes from the exons atgcCGATCTCCAGAATCGCGATCGGAACTACGGAGGAGGTGACCCATCCGACTACACTCAAGGCGGCGATCGCCGAGTTCATATCCACCCTCATCTTCGTCTTCGCCGGCCAAGGCTCCGGCATAGCCTTCA ACAAATTGACGGACAATGGAGCAGCGACGCCGGCAGGGCTGGTGGCGGCGTCTATTGCGCACGGGTTTGCGCTTTTTGTGGCGGTGGCAGTGGGGGCAAACATCTCCGGCGGGCACGTGAACCCGGCGGTGACGTTCGGGGCGTTCGTGGGCGGCAACATCACGCTGTTTCGGGCGATCTGGTACTGGATCGCGCAGCTGCTGGGGTCGACGGTGGCGTGCTTGCTGCTGCAATTCACCACCAGCATGGCCACCGGGACCTTCGGGTTGACGTCGGGGGTCGGCGTGTGGCAGGCGGTGGTGCTAGAGATCGTGATGACGTTCGGGCTGGTGTACACGGTGTACGCGACGGCGGTGGACCCCAAGAAGGGCACCCTGGGCACCATCGCGCCCATCGCCATCGGCTTCATCGTGGGGGCCAACATCCTGGTCGGCGGAGCCTTCGACGGCGCGTCCATGAACCCGGCCATCGCCTTCGGGCCGGCGCTCGTCAGCTGGAATTGGACCCACCACTGGATCTACTGGGTGGGCCCGCTTATCGGCGGCGGCATCGCCGGCGTCGTCTACGAGATCTTCTTCATCAGCCACACGCACGAGCCGCTCGCCTCCGACTACTAA